The proteins below come from a single Acidobacteriota bacterium genomic window:
- a CDS encoding lipocalin-like domain-containing protein: MRSRLLFLCSLVILGVLAVAVPRSRAGSGEATAVPGGDRLLGAWRLVSVETIRPNGEVIYPFYGKHPEGLIVYDRSGWMSVQIVSDPKPPGPKGDSRETFRNGSPDEKVVAIEGYYAYFGTWTVDSSTSTVTHHLKDSLYPGERGVEFARHFTFNGDQLTLIAKTHEMGEDHQRKLVWQRAR; the protein is encoded by the coding sequence ATGCGATCGCGTCTATTGTTTCTGTGCTCTCTCGTTATCCTCGGCGTGCTTGCCGTTGCCGTGCCAAGATCGCGCGCGGGATCTGGCGAGGCGACCGCCGTTCCTGGGGGTGACCGGTTACTCGGTGCGTGGCGACTGGTGAGCGTGGAAACGATCCGGCCCAATGGCGAAGTTATCTATCCGTTTTACGGCAAACATCCTGAGGGACTGATTGTTTACGATCGCAGCGGATGGATGAGCGTCCAGATTGTCTCCGATCCGAAGCCCCCCGGCCCGAAAGGGGATTCTCGAGAGACGTTTCGCAACGGCTCTCCCGACGAAAAGGTTGTTGCCATCGAAGGGTACTATGCCTACTTTGGAACCTGGACCGTCGACTCATCGACGTCTACCGTGACCCACCACCTTAAAGACTCGCTTTATCCAGGAGAGAGAGGCGTGGAATTCGCCCGGCACTTTACCTTCAACGGCGACCAACTTACTCTGATCGCGAAGACCCACGAGATGGGTGAAGATCACCAGCGCAAACTGGTATGGCAACGCGCACGGTAG